A region from the Bdellovibrio bacteriovorus genome encodes:
- a CDS encoding ATP-binding protein, with the protein MDTKRLPWWTWVLPFVVLSLGTWASLPFTSIQGVYWIYFPINLAVAMTLWWGPRVLIAVFLNGLLAAPLLDLPRPVLYPIYAVPETLEVFMAWMLVKERFKTFSSWRASPKNITLFSVYGILIPSVVASALIQAIFVFTKFSSPEAFLWNTLVTSIGDMTGAVFITLPAMILVTPSLFKRDLSLFPIDSRPPLRISYLTKKERLVWIAGITGAVFLGMSAPFTQTWYVFGIGLLLSAAWYGLYAAILMNTIIMMLAVPLPKLLNLPWANDPFVLQTPATLLTLCYCSLLTGAAITTLTDKLVKLRETESELKAARDQAEDASQAKSEFLARMSHEIRTPLNSVLGMLELLKETQLSKDQARYLTLFSHAGENLKALINDLLDFSKIEAKALSVENVSYNLHATVRSVFEILQIKAEEKGLHFELQLENSVPVQQWGDPTRLRQVLFNLIGNALKFTSEGNVKVIVRIVNEGGEKISIEVQDTGIGIPREKQAKLFSPFFQADVGISRKYGGTGLGLVISKNLVEIMGGTLEMKSLAGRGTTFRILLPHRPDTTTHLEKKSSPAAAWSTLFPNKRFRILLVDDSEDNRVLIIHYLKNLPFDCEEAVNGQEAVEKFKAKRYDLIFMDMQMPIMTGYKATETIRHWEQEMKIPHTPIIALTATAVVEDLNRTLTSGCDAYAVKPVKKAEIVQILVQSLTTKSPLKDDFSEPPSATM; encoded by the coding sequence ATGGATACAAAACGTTTGCCGTGGTGGACTTGGGTTCTTCCTTTCGTCGTTCTCTCTTTGGGGACTTGGGCGAGTCTGCCTTTTACATCTATCCAGGGAGTCTACTGGATTTATTTTCCAATCAATCTAGCTGTCGCGATGACTCTGTGGTGGGGGCCCCGTGTTCTGATTGCGGTTTTCTTGAATGGTCTTTTAGCGGCTCCACTTTTGGATCTTCCTCGGCCTGTTTTGTATCCCATTTATGCCGTTCCTGAAACTTTGGAAGTTTTCATGGCATGGATGCTGGTCAAAGAACGTTTCAAAACTTTTTCGTCTTGGCGAGCCAGCCCCAAGAATATCACGCTCTTTTCCGTGTACGGAATTTTGATCCCCTCTGTCGTGGCTTCAGCGTTGATTCAGGCAATTTTTGTTTTTACAAAATTCAGTTCTCCAGAAGCTTTTTTATGGAACACTCTGGTCACTTCTATTGGCGATATGACGGGTGCCGTATTTATCACGCTGCCGGCGATGATCTTGGTAACGCCGTCTTTGTTTAAGCGAGACCTTTCGTTATTTCCGATCGACTCTCGTCCTCCCCTTCGCATCTCCTATTTAACCAAGAAAGAACGCCTCGTATGGATTGCGGGCATCACCGGAGCGGTGTTCTTAGGTATGTCGGCCCCTTTCACCCAAACCTGGTATGTATTTGGTATTGGTCTGTTACTTTCAGCCGCTTGGTACGGGCTTTATGCCGCGATTCTAATGAACACCATCATCATGATGTTGGCCGTTCCGCTGCCGAAGCTTCTCAACCTGCCATGGGCCAATGATCCCTTTGTTTTACAGACACCGGCGACACTTTTGACTCTTTGTTATTGTTCTCTTCTTACGGGTGCCGCCATCACGACCTTGACGGACAAACTTGTCAAACTTCGCGAAACCGAAAGTGAACTTAAAGCAGCACGGGATCAAGCCGAGGACGCGTCTCAAGCAAAGTCGGAGTTTTTGGCACGCATGAGCCACGAGATCAGAACCCCTTTAAATTCGGTCCTGGGAATGTTGGAACTTCTGAAAGAAACCCAGCTTTCAAAAGATCAAGCGCGGTATTTAACTTTGTTCAGTCATGCCGGTGAAAACTTAAAAGCCTTGATCAATGACCTTTTAGATTTTTCTAAAATCGAAGCGAAAGCCTTGAGTGTTGAAAACGTCAGCTACAATCTGCACGCCACCGTTCGCAGCGTATTTGAAATTTTGCAAATTAAAGCCGAAGAAAAAGGTCTGCACTTTGAGCTGCAACTAGAAAACTCGGTTCCTGTTCAACAATGGGGAGACCCCACTCGGTTGCGCCAAGTGCTTTTCAATCTTATCGGAAACGCACTTAAATTCACTTCAGAAGGAAACGTCAAAGTCATCGTTAGAATCGTGAACGAAGGTGGCGAGAAAATATCTATTGAGGTGCAAGACACCGGCATCGGCATTCCTCGCGAGAAACAAGCAAAACTCTTTTCTCCTTTCTTTCAAGCGGATGTCGGAATTTCCAGAAAGTATGGCGGTACTGGATTGGGCCTGGTGATCTCGAAAAATCTTGTCGAGATTATGGGCGGAACTTTAGAAATGAAAAGCCTTGCGGGTCGAGGTACGACATTCCGTATTCTTTTGCCTCATCGTCCCGATACCACCACACATCTTGAAAAGAAATCATCTCCGGCAGCAGCGTGGAGCACACTTTTTCCAAACAAGCGCTTTCGCATTCTTTTAGTGGATGACTCTGAAGACAATCGGGTCCTTATTATCCACTACCTAAAGAATCTTCCTTTTGACTGTGAAGAGGCCGTAAACGGACAAGAAGCCGTCGAAAAATTCAAAGCCAAACGCTATGACTTGATTTTCATGGATATGCAAATGCCTATCATGACAGGTTACAAAGCGACAGAGACGATTCGTCATTGGGAACAAGAGATGAAAATTCCGCACACGCCCATTATTGCGTTAACGGCCACTGCGGTGGTGGAAGATTTAAATCGGACATTAACGTCGGGATGCGATGCCTATGCCGTCAAACCAGTAAAGAAAGCCGAGATTGTTCAGATCCTGGTTCAAAGCTTAACGACGAAATCGCCTTTAAAAGATGACTTCAGTGAGCCACCATCTGCGACAATGTGA
- a CDS encoding CarD family transcriptional regulator — protein sequence MQTFNVGDNAVYPGYGVVKVVSIETKEMLGTKTTFYNMQLVDTGLKIMIPTTNVKSAGLRPIISKDEANKVVGILKEKDIKIDNQTWNRRYREYMEKIKTGSVFEIAEVLRDLFLLKADKELSFGERKMLDSARSLLLKELTLATSQEELFMEEEVKAIFGITG from the coding sequence ATGCAGACGTTTAATGTTGGTGATAATGCTGTTTATCCCGGCTATGGCGTTGTTAAAGTGGTTTCTATTGAAACCAAAGAAATGTTGGGAACGAAAACAACATTCTACAACATGCAACTGGTCGACACTGGCTTAAAAATCATGATCCCTACTACGAACGTAAAATCTGCGGGTCTTCGTCCTATTATCTCTAAAGACGAAGCCAACAAAGTCGTGGGCATTCTTAAAGAAAAAGACATCAAAATCGACAATCAAACTTGGAACCGCCGTTACCGTGAGTACATGGAAAAGATCAAAACAGGTTCCGTTTTCGAAATTGCTGAAGTTTTACGCGATTTATTCCTTTTGAAAGCGGATAAAGAGCTTTCTTTTGGCGAGCGCAAGATGCTTGATTCTGCGCGCAGTCTTCTTTTGAAAGAGCTGACTTTGGCGACCAGCCAAGAAGAGCTTTTTATGGAAGAAGAAGTGAAAGCCATCTTCGGAATCACAGGCTAG
- a CDS encoding trypsin-like serine peptidase produces MRFLVFLLPFVFAACGQGPAVSSDVVLKDGQGVIYGEDTRKDVESVGDISQVAQATAMLVQEYNLSKRDGAWKPRLSTLGRSWPLCEDEKFLDQPLLGFCSGVLIAPDKVLTAAHCVQKKDSCADTKFVFAWTMNKALQPFKDEEVFHCKNIVKQESSLSRGTDYAIIQLDREVPGVKPVQISKRSLEKGEKVLSLSYPLGLPMKQDAGIVTENSAEKQTFKVEVDTFAGSSGSPLFDRQGNLVGILSRGQEDFLEDDIYRVRTEGGCIRFNRCQSGSCFGGETFFKPAAIDL; encoded by the coding sequence ATGAGATTTCTAGTTTTTCTTCTTCCCTTTGTATTTGCAGCTTGTGGGCAAGGTCCTGCGGTGTCTTCCGATGTTGTCCTGAAAGACGGTCAAGGCGTTATCTATGGTGAAGACACACGTAAAGACGTCGAATCTGTCGGAGATATTTCGCAAGTGGCGCAAGCCACCGCAATGCTTGTTCAAGAATACAATCTTTCCAAAAGAGACGGCGCTTGGAAACCCCGTCTTTCTACCTTGGGTCGCAGCTGGCCGTTGTGCGAAGATGAAAAGTTTTTGGATCAACCTCTTTTGGGTTTTTGTAGCGGTGTTTTGATCGCACCGGATAAGGTCCTAACAGCAGCGCACTGTGTGCAGAAAAAAGATTCTTGTGCCGACACGAAGTTTGTTTTTGCCTGGACGATGAATAAAGCTCTTCAGCCTTTTAAAGATGAAGAAGTCTTTCACTGCAAGAACATCGTGAAACAGGAAAGCAGTCTTTCTCGTGGGACTGATTACGCCATCATTCAATTAGATCGCGAAGTTCCCGGCGTCAAACCCGTGCAAATTTCTAAAAGGAGTTTAGAAAAAGGCGAAAAGGTTTTGAGCCTTTCTTATCCTTTGGGTCTGCCCATGAAGCAAGACGCCGGTATCGTGACAGAAAACTCTGCAGAAAAGCAGACCTTTAAAGTCGAAGTCGACACTTTCGCCGGAAGCTCGGGTTCACCTCTTTTTGACAGACAGGGAAACCTTGTCGGCATCTTAAGTCGAGGCCAGGAAGATTTCTTAGAGGATGACATTTACCGCGTGCGCACCGAAGGCGGCTGCATTCGTTTCAACCGCTGCCAAAGCGGCTCTTGCTTCGGCGGAGAAACTTTCTTTAAACCCGCGGCCATTGACCTTTAG
- a CDS encoding YiiD C-terminal domain-containing protein, protein MEVNPQELINILKDKITLYEHLGIEFITFRSHEVHFKVALEKSKNHKGTAFGGSQYAVTVLAAYALVLAGLKERNIPTENIVIAKGEIQYLRPVETDFEVICKFPSSEEEEEFYKTLQTKGKVRGIIQSHIVADGGSLKSSFKGDFVVKL, encoded by the coding sequence GTGGAAGTAAATCCGCAAGAGCTCATAAACATTCTTAAAGATAAGATCACTCTTTACGAGCATCTCGGCATTGAGTTTATTACTTTTCGTTCGCATGAAGTGCATTTTAAAGTGGCTTTAGAAAAAAGCAAGAATCACAAAGGTACGGCCTTTGGCGGAAGTCAGTATGCCGTGACGGTGCTTGCTGCTTATGCTCTAGTTCTCGCAGGTCTGAAAGAACGCAATATTCCTACAGAAAACATCGTCATCGCCAAAGGCGAAATCCAATATCTTCGCCCGGTTGAAACAGACTTTGAAGTGATTTGTAAGTTTCCTTCCAGCGAAGAGGAAGAAGAGTTTTATAAAACTCTTCAAACAAAAGGAAAAGTTCGCGGAATTATTCAATCTCACATTGTCGCAGATGGTGGCTCACTGAAGTCATCTTTTAAAGGCGATTTCGTCGTTAAGCTTTGA
- the gltX gene encoding glutamate--tRNA ligase has product MTSKISPHPRVRFAPSPTGYLHVGGARTALYNYLFAKKNGGEFILRIEDTDEARSTEESLRGVVDDLVWLNLLWAEGVDPKTLKDVGPLGPYRQSQRQDIYKKYADQLLNAGKAYYCFLTDEEIEKQREEAKAAGRSPHVNSPYQDWPLQKALEHIEKGNKGVVRFKTKGLAKDYTLNDLVRGEVKFPSDMVGDFVLLRSDGMPVYNFCCVVDDHLMKITHVFRAEEHLPNTLRQMMIYEGLNWPLPEFGHMALILDEDRQKLSKRKGAVACGLLKEEGYLASAVLNFIALLGWSHPEGKEIMSVDDMIQAFDISRLNPSGAIFDRVKFKWMNAQHLRALPNMELWNAIQPFLAREKMELPQDPVWQDKSITVFKPYMEILSDAIELYKPLNDKSYVILPEAEEAMKWESTKAVLTAWKELVSAHTSDYMTEEEFLKIQDEVKNKTGAKGKNLFMPIRVAVIGKPHGAELKILVPLMKKDSLIARAEKALAQL; this is encoded by the coding sequence ATGACCTCAAAAATTTCACCGCATCCTCGCGTTCGTTTTGCGCCTTCTCCGACGGGTTATTTGCACGTTGGTGGAGCTCGTACCGCTCTTTACAACTATCTTTTCGCTAAGAAAAATGGCGGCGAGTTTATTTTGCGTATTGAAGACACCGATGAGGCTCGTTCGACGGAAGAATCTTTGCGTGGTGTGGTGGATGACCTCGTGTGGTTGAATCTTCTTTGGGCGGAAGGCGTGGATCCAAAAACTTTGAAAGATGTGGGACCTTTGGGGCCTTACCGTCAAAGTCAGCGCCAAGATATTTACAAAAAATATGCGGATCAGCTTCTAAATGCCGGTAAAGCTTACTACTGCTTTTTGACTGACGAAGAAATTGAAAAGCAACGTGAAGAGGCGAAAGCGGCAGGCCGTTCTCCGCATGTGAATTCTCCTTACCAAGATTGGCCTTTGCAAAAAGCTTTAGAACATATCGAAAAAGGCAATAAAGGGGTGGTTCGTTTTAAAACCAAAGGTTTGGCGAAAGACTACACTTTGAATGACTTGGTTCGTGGCGAAGTGAAATTCCCTTCAGATATGGTCGGGGACTTTGTTCTTCTGCGCTCTGATGGTATGCCGGTTTATAACTTCTGCTGTGTAGTTGATGATCACTTGATGAAGATCACCCATGTTTTCCGTGCCGAAGAGCATCTGCCAAACACGCTTCGTCAGATGATGATTTACGAAGGTTTGAACTGGCCTCTTCCTGAATTTGGTCATATGGCTTTGATTCTGGATGAAGACCGACAGAAGCTTTCAAAACGTAAAGGCGCGGTGGCTTGTGGTCTTCTAAAAGAAGAAGGTTACTTAGCTTCTGCGGTTTTGAACTTCATTGCTCTTCTGGGTTGGTCTCATCCGGAAGGTAAAGAGATCATGTCTGTTGATGACATGATCCAGGCTTTTGATATTTCTCGTTTGAACCCGTCGGGTGCGATCTTTGACCGCGTGAAGTTTAAATGGATGAACGCGCAACATTTGCGGGCTCTTCCAAATATGGAACTTTGGAATGCGATTCAACCGTTCTTGGCGCGTGAAAAAATGGAACTTCCGCAAGATCCGGTATGGCAGGATAAATCCATCACAGTGTTTAAGCCTTACATGGAAATTTTGTCGGATGCGATTGAGCTTTATAAACCACTGAATGACAAATCTTACGTGATTCTTCCGGAAGCGGAAGAGGCGATGAAGTGGGAAAGCACGAAAGCAGTATTGACGGCTTGGAAAGAGCTAGTAAGTGCTCATACGTCTGATTACATGACGGAAGAAGAGTTCTTGAAGATCCAAGATGAAGTGAAAAATAAAACGGGTGCAAAAGGTAAAAACCTTTTCATGCCGATTCGTGTGGCGGTGATCGGGAAGCCTCATGGTGCAGAATTAAAAATCCTAGTACCATTGATGAAAAAAGATTCTTTGATCGCGCGTGCTGAAAAAGCCTTGGCTCAATTATAG
- a CDS encoding S8 family serine peptidase, which produces MIRLVKSITTTTAIAALTASAASAGTVLKLNSGAVDTTKISNNYAASWMMETQPTEYIVQFKKAITEADKAKLKAQFEVFGYLPEDALVVRSTYAKLLSFKNSHPEVQAVVKYSASYKVSSSFDVASVFNKDTVQSVLVKTFKASDADLVASKMAALNPKVELQVVDGNSVMALVPRGLVSQVAALTGVEHIQPTPEIESFHFVMDQDLAADVHATAAGDYSDLTGDEPGTRVMKFQAAWAQGFTGRNQIVSMADTGLDSGNVNAIHGDFAGNVISGYPFGLWSKTWDDPMGHGTHVAGSVMGNGKASGGLLKGGAYEAKMVAEGMWSPMLKNLSVPSKLGDLFAKAQTDGASIHTNSWGGARTFGAYDNFAVQVDTWLYDNPDMLVLFAAGNSGADKNKDGRIDANSMASPGTAKNVLTVGASENVVTTGGIQVPISKLRAAKDEWPSEPIYSDYISNNENGIAMFSSRGPTSDGRVKPDIVAPGTNILSVKSQQKDASELWGAYNKDYVWSGGTSMATPLTAGAAAVARQVLIEKLNIQKPSAALMKATMIHTAVDMYPGQFGEIGASRGQEILTRRPNSDEGYGRVDVQNIVNLGSKTQFIDNRQGVAQGQEVSYEFTLAREGKLYANLVWTDAPGSANAAQALVNDLDLVLTLPNGQTLSMNDHVNNLEMIEKSGLPAGSYKLTVKGFKVPQGKNGSQAYALVYTAAEL; this is translated from the coding sequence ATGATTCGTCTTGTGAAAAGCATCACAACAACCACGGCGATTGCAGCTTTAACTGCGAGTGCCGCTAGTGCCGGAACTGTTCTTAAGTTGAACAGTGGTGCGGTTGACACTACTAAAATCTCTAACAACTACGCAGCTTCTTGGATGATGGAAACTCAACCAACGGAGTATATCGTTCAGTTTAAAAAGGCGATCACTGAAGCCGACAAAGCTAAGTTGAAAGCTCAGTTTGAAGTTTTCGGCTATCTGCCTGAAGATGCTTTGGTTGTGCGCAGTACTTATGCAAAACTTCTTAGCTTCAAAAATTCTCACCCAGAAGTTCAAGCGGTGGTTAAATATTCTGCTTCTTACAAAGTCAGCAGCTCATTTGATGTGGCGAGCGTTTTCAACAAAGACACGGTTCAATCTGTTCTTGTGAAAACATTTAAAGCATCAGATGCAGATCTTGTGGCTTCAAAAATGGCGGCTTTAAATCCTAAAGTAGAACTTCAAGTTGTTGACGGAAACTCAGTGATGGCGCTAGTTCCTCGCGGACTTGTTTCTCAAGTAGCGGCTTTAACAGGTGTTGAGCACATTCAACCAACTCCTGAAATTGAATCCTTCCATTTCGTGATGGATCAAGACTTGGCAGCGGATGTTCATGCAACAGCTGCGGGCGATTATTCAGATCTTACTGGTGATGAGCCAGGAACACGCGTGATGAAATTCCAAGCGGCTTGGGCGCAAGGTTTCACAGGTCGTAACCAAATCGTATCTATGGCAGACACAGGTTTAGATTCTGGAAACGTGAATGCGATTCATGGGGATTTCGCGGGTAATGTGATCTCAGGATATCCTTTCGGTCTTTGGTCAAAAACTTGGGATGATCCCATGGGACATGGAACCCACGTTGCGGGTTCGGTGATGGGAAATGGAAAAGCTTCCGGTGGACTTCTTAAAGGGGGCGCTTACGAAGCAAAAATGGTGGCAGAAGGTATGTGGTCGCCAATGCTTAAGAACTTAAGCGTTCCTTCAAAATTAGGTGATTTATTTGCAAAAGCACAAACTGATGGTGCCAGCATCCACACGAACTCTTGGGGTGGCGCGCGTACTTTCGGTGCTTACGATAACTTTGCCGTTCAAGTAGATACTTGGTTGTACGACAACCCAGACATGCTTGTTCTTTTCGCGGCGGGTAACAGCGGCGCGGATAAAAACAAAGATGGTCGTATTGATGCGAACTCTATGGCTTCTCCTGGAACAGCGAAAAACGTTCTTACTGTTGGCGCTTCTGAAAACGTGGTTACAACAGGTGGTATCCAAGTTCCTATCAGCAAATTAAGAGCCGCTAAAGACGAGTGGCCGTCAGAGCCTATCTATAGCGACTACATCTCTAATAATGAAAACGGTATTGCGATGTTCTCTTCACGTGGTCCTACTTCGGATGGCCGTGTGAAACCAGATATCGTGGCTCCAGGCACAAACATCTTGAGTGTGAAGTCTCAACAAAAAGACGCTTCTGAATTATGGGGCGCTTATAATAAAGACTATGTTTGGTCGGGCGGTACTTCGATGGCGACACCTCTGACGGCAGGTGCTGCAGCCGTAGCTCGTCAGGTGTTGATTGAAAAGTTGAACATTCAAAAACCATCAGCGGCTTTGATGAAAGCGACAATGATTCACACAGCTGTGGATATGTATCCAGGTCAGTTCGGTGAAATCGGTGCTTCTCGTGGGCAAGAGATTTTGACTCGTCGTCCAAATTCGGATGAGGGTTATGGTCGCGTCGACGTTCAAAACATCGTGAACTTGGGATCCAAAACTCAGTTCATCGACAACCGCCAAGGCGTGGCGCAAGGTCAGGAAGTTTCTTACGAGTTCACTTTAGCTCGTGAAGGAAAGCTTTACGCAAACCTAGTTTGGACAGATGCTCCGGGTTCAGCGAATGCGGCTCAAGCTCTGGTAAATGACTTAGACTTAGTTTTGACTCTTCCAAATGGACAGACTCTCAGCATGAATGATCACGTCAATAACCTTGAAATGATCGAAAAGTCCGGTCTTCCGGCTGGATCTTATAAGCTCACTGTAAAAGGCTTTAAAGTTCCGCAAGGTAAGAATGGCTCGCAAGCTTACGCTCTTGTTTACACTGCAGCGGAACTCTAG
- a CDS encoding HD-GYP domain-containing protein translates to MTSPSYFRIRLSTIRPDKLTSFDIYVLVDQKYILYLRAGDRLSDGKIKNLHRKDTGDSFFVLAEDKQKYRDWVREEMNSSMIDPFEKAAILRESSVALMEDLFENPDVNRALDDSRPIIKDFIDLMENAPEAMGFMISLSGHDFYTYNHSLDVSIYSLGLGKALGYDAKTLEELGVGALFHDIGKRNVSLDILCKKGGLTDAEWEQMKMHPQYGLVILNNHPNISDAIKAACFEHHESWSGNGYPQQLVAEEIHPFARIVAITDTYDAMTTQRSYNVPMTPLDAVTMMKEKLAGRYDPDMLKAMYSVLFKIKVAS, encoded by the coding sequence ATGACGTCGCCATCCTATTTCCGTATACGTTTAAGCACCATCCGGCCTGACAAACTCACCTCTTTCGACATCTATGTTCTCGTCGATCAGAAGTATATTTTATATCTTCGCGCGGGAGATCGTCTTTCTGACGGAAAGATTAAAAATCTGCACCGCAAAGACACCGGGGATTCATTCTTCGTATTAGCAGAAGACAAGCAAAAATATCGTGACTGGGTTCGCGAAGAAATGAACTCCAGCATGATTGACCCTTTTGAAAAAGCCGCGATTTTGCGCGAATCTTCGGTCGCTTTGATGGAAGATCTTTTTGAAAATCCGGATGTGAATCGCGCCCTGGATGACTCTCGTCCGATCATCAAAGACTTTATTGATTTGATGGAAAATGCCCCTGAAGCCATGGGGTTTATGATTTCTCTGTCGGGGCATGACTTCTACACTTACAACCACTCTTTGGATGTTAGTATCTACTCTTTAGGTTTGGGTAAAGCCTTGGGATACGATGCAAAAACTTTGGAAGAACTGGGTGTGGGTGCTCTTTTCCACGACATCGGAAAACGCAACGTCAGTTTAGACATTCTTTGCAAAAAAGGTGGCTTAACAGACGCGGAATGGGAGCAGATGAAAATGCACCCCCAGTACGGGCTTGTTATTTTAAATAACCATCCCAATATCAGTGATGCTATTAAGGCTGCTTGCTTTGAGCATCATGAATCTTGGTCCGGCAACGGTTATCCACAACAGTTAGTCGCTGAAGAAATTCATCCTTTCGCTCGTATTGTGGCGATCACTGACACGTATGATGCGATGACGACTCAACGCTCTTACAATGTGCCCATGACTCCGTTGGATGCGGTGACGATGATGAAAGAAAAGCTGGCGGGTCGTTATGATCCCGACATGCTTAAAGCGATGTACTCGGTGCTATTTAAAATCAAGGTGGCTTCATGA
- the recG gene encoding ATP-dependent DNA helicase RecG, which translates to MALRLDTQIQYLKGVGPKLGDLFSRKGLKTLGDLFEFYPRAYEDQRAARNISSLKPGDIVSIKAQVVTVHSINMGRSTRKMYDVVVRDSSGQIHCKYFRVPYKGYFERFKPFTEVRVVGKVIEYRGRIEFHHPDIRDIEPDEETQDALIPLYTEIEGLATAKIMKLVRAAFAQMEEWPEEALPKWILEKYQLKKRQDALKEIHFPEPSRAQEYAEFKSAAQKRIIFDEFFWLELYLASRKTGFQKEGAPQIKNKAEKLKALEASLPFTMTNAQKRVFGEIKSDMEKTHPMHRMVQGDVGSGKTLVSFMAALYAMESGYQSCLMAPTEILAEQHFKNARKVLEPLGVRLALLVGKSKASERKQMLAALQAGEVDLIIGTHALIEDEVQFANLGLVIIDEQHRFGVEQRGVLKNKGKSPHFLVMTATPIPRTLAMTVYGDLDVSIIDEMPAGRSPIQTRVTYESKRPQALQFMLDQLKKGRQAYIVYPLVEESEKIDLKDAVSEYEKLKTQFPDVRFGLLHGKMKPDEKDQVMTQFRNQEIQVLVSTTVIEVGVDVPNANIMIIEHAERFGLSQLHQLRGRVGRGEFKSFCILIMGYAVSEEGRQRTEMMEKTSDGFKIAEFDLEMRGPGEFMGTRQSGLSGFKLANLVRDMAILQQAREAAFEVLKKDPKLAYLENQRLREELLREHGPAALAGIA; encoded by the coding sequence ATGGCCCTTCGTCTAGACACACAGATTCAGTACCTAAAGGGAGTCGGACCCAAGCTCGGAGATCTCTTCTCTCGCAAGGGATTAAAGACTCTAGGGGACCTCTTTGAGTTCTATCCCCGAGCCTACGAAGATCAGAGAGCCGCTCGCAACATTTCCAGTCTCAAACCAGGAGACATTGTCAGCATCAAGGCTCAAGTTGTGACAGTTCATAGTATCAACATGGGACGCTCGACACGAAAGATGTATGACGTCGTCGTTCGCGATTCTTCGGGACAAATTCACTGCAAATATTTCCGCGTTCCTTATAAGGGATACTTTGAAAGATTTAAGCCCTTCACTGAAGTCCGCGTCGTGGGAAAAGTGATTGAGTACCGCGGGCGCATTGAGTTTCATCATCCCGACATTCGCGATATTGAACCCGACGAAGAAACCCAAGACGCTTTGATTCCTCTGTATACCGAGATCGAAGGCCTTGCGACGGCAAAAATCATGAAGCTTGTGCGCGCCGCTTTTGCGCAAATGGAAGAGTGGCCGGAAGAAGCTTTGCCAAAATGGATTCTTGAAAAATACCAGCTTAAAAAGCGTCAAGACGCACTTAAGGAAATCCACTTTCCTGAACCTAGCCGCGCGCAAGAATATGCTGAGTTTAAAAGTGCCGCACAAAAAAGAATCATCTTTGATGAGTTCTTTTGGTTAGAGCTCTACCTGGCATCACGAAAAACGGGATTCCAAAAAGAGGGGGCGCCGCAAATCAAAAACAAAGCGGAAAAGTTAAAAGCCCTGGAGGCTTCGCTGCCTTTTACCATGACCAATGCTCAAAAAAGAGTCTTTGGCGAAATTAAATCTGATATGGAAAAGACCCATCCTATGCACCGTATGGTTCAAGGGGATGTGGGAAGCGGAAAAACGCTGGTTAGTTTTATGGCCGCTCTTTACGCCATGGAAAGTGGTTATCAATCCTGTTTGATGGCGCCAACGGAAATCCTGGCAGAGCAACACTTTAAAAACGCGCGTAAAGTCCTTGAGCCTCTCGGGGTTCGTTTAGCTTTGTTAGTCGGAAAATCCAAAGCTTCAGAAAGAAAGCAGATGTTAGCAGCTCTTCAAGCCGGGGAAGTCGATTTGATTATCGGCACCCATGCCTTGATTGAAGATGAAGTGCAGTTCGCCAACTTGGGTCTAGTTATTATCGATGAGCAGCATCGCTTCGGAGTTGAGCAAAGAGGTGTTTTGAAAAACAAAGGCAAGTCACCGCACTTTTTAGTCATGACGGCGACCCCGATCCCGCGAACCTTGGCGATGACTGTGTACGGAGATTTGGATGTCTCGATTATTGATGAGATGCCCGCAGGCAGAAGTCCCATCCAAACTCGTGTCACGTATGAAAGCAAGCGACCTCAAGCTTTGCAGTTCATGTTGGATCAATTAAAAAAAGGGCGTCAGGCTTACATCGTTTATCCGTTAGTGGAAGAAAGCGAAAAGATTGATCTGAAGGATGCGGTTTCTGAATACGAAAAACTAAAAACGCAGTTCCCCGATGTTCGCTTTGGTCTTTTACACGGCAAAATGAAGCCGGACGAAAAAGATCAAGTCATGACCCAGTTCCGCAATCAGGAGATTCAAGTTCTGGTTTCAACGACCGTGATCGAAGTCGGCGTCGACGTGCCAAACGCCAACATTATGATTATCGAACACGCCGAACGCTTTGGGTTGTCTCAGCTGCATCAGTTGCGCGGTCGTGTCGGACGGGGAGAATTCAAAAGCTTCTGTATTCTGATCATGGGTTATGCGGTTTCGGAAGAAGGGCGTCAGCGCACAGAGATGATGGAAAAAACATCCGACGGATTTAAGATTGCCGAATTCGATCTTGAAATGCGCGGGCCGGGTGAATTCATGGGAACTCGGCAGTCAGGTCTTTCGGGTTTCAAACTTGCAAATTTGGTTCGTGACATGGCAATCCTGCAACAAGCGCGTGAAGCGGCCTTTGAGGTTTTGAAAAAAGATCCGAAGCTTGCGTATCTAGAAAATCAAAGACTGCGCGAGGAATTGCTTCGCGAACACGGGCCGGCAGCCCTCGCCGGAATTGCATAG